tttatgtattatattaaaaaatagtattaaaaaaacaattagtattttttaaaaaatttattatttttactgtCTGAATCCAGATATCCATAGGTAATAAAATATCAATTCGGATATCCAGAAACCACGAATCTGGATCCAGATATTAAATCTACGGATCCAGATTTGGATATCCTAAATtttttcggatatccggatccgtcaaaGGCCTAACAGACATATGTGAATATAACTAGGCCACGgttgattttattaaatgtatttgtTGATGTAATACTATATGCATTTTGGAGTTTCATAAGAAAAATGATAtccagtaaaaaaaatattaagttggACACAATATATCCCATCTATTAGCCTATAAAACTTTCTAACATGTATATCATAGTTACTATTTACCTGtttctatattttctaaacatttTTCATATCAAAAATAGATTTGTCGACTAATTCAAATTAATTTGGTATGAatcaaaaattagaaaatcattaaaaaattatatttaactaGTTTAACCTTGTAATCTTGAATTCTTATAGTTTTATTGGGAatattattatgtaatattattttcttctgTTTCTAAATATTAATAGTTTGAAGAAATATTgcaatagtatatataaaactGTGGTTATGATTATGTTTTGGTTGGCTATATTCAGTGATGGAGctaaacgtttttaaaaaaaatatcagagtagtttatttattaaattatcatattattataaaaaaagtaaaaaattataaaaaatataatggttttaaacataaaactccTTGTTAAATGTCTTATAAAACTGAttagaattatatatacacttaaaaagaagaaatttaaaaaacaaggactgacaaaaaataagaaaggaCAGAAAATAATTTCTAGAAAAGTCATTTCaagttgccaaaaaaaaagtcatttcaaaatatatttaataaacaaTAAATTGTACGTTATGGTGTCTGATACACCGTGACCACCAGTATTGTTATGAGTCTGATTACCATTTAGGAcacttttttctcttttttaacattttaagacATAATCCGTTGGAGGGACACTTTTTTCGAGTCTGAGAGCTGTTTTGGACAGAAATGCCCTTGCTCAGAAGAAACGGAAGATGCGCTTCTATTTGGGTAAGTATAAATTGTAActtgtttttcttatttctcttaatgtttcatttacttttattttaaattctaaaatatataaaacaaaaataattatcacattaaattatgtataaaattttctatcttttaacatccattttcatatatatatactaatatatatacaaaaaaagtaTGGACATGGATACCATAGTGTGGATAATatagttataaattaattgTGGACATGGACACAAAACCATATTGATTCATACACTATTTCAGTTTctgattaaataaatatataataaccatataaaaacatgtttcttttttcttattattttgatatccatatatatattttttatattttaatgtctAACTAAATtgctaaattataatttattggaCATATGTTTTATGGATGTggacacaatattttttttttacaaaattctatgttttgttttctattttttatttaaagatgtatatgaccaaaaaaattagtataacaaagtgatatatatttgttatataatgatatatacttttattgttttatctaattttctatatattttttatatataacttataagaaTGTATGGATATGGATGATAAAAGTGTGAACGTAAGATATGTGGACATGGATATAAATGTGTAAAAGAGAATATCTAGACATATTTGTATGACACACAAGTTGTATCCACATCAAAGTTTCTGAAAGATATCATGTTAAATGATGTCCATTATCGATTATTTGTGAGCTAGTAGGTGTGGACTTGGATTAGGATATGTTTATATGGACATTGTAATCATGAAGAACATAATTGCATAAAACATGTCTGTGGTGtatacttaaaatttttgataCTAATTAGAATACAAATCTGcacatttaaaaattaaggGTGAAAACAAATACTTACATAAATATAAGGACCAAATATGTAAATTCATCATTCTTATTGCAGATCTGATCAAGCTTTCATCCATGGTGATACCAAGCTCAAACCACTGCAGCTTCACCTATATAATGGAACACACATGTACATTTTGTCCAAATCACTAATTATACTTCAAGAATGAAACACACATGGATTTAAAAGACTCAGATCTCAAATCATATAGACAAAAAATCTCACGACCACACTGCCAACCATCCATAGAGGAATTAAAGACGGAAATATCAAATCCTATAGATTAAAGCCTTGACTTATGAAACCATACCTTATGGCAAGATTAAGAACTTCAATCTGGTCTGAGCTCATCCCGCCGGCGATAGATGAGCGACTGTGATGCGAAGAACTGTAATCTTACGGAGCACGAGCTGGCGAGAAACGAAGTGCTTTAGACAAAGAAGATGATTAAAGGTTTTGGTTTTGATGGAGTCCGACGAAAGGGACAAAGAATTAAACGGTGGAGAATGAACATAATTGGGAAAGTTTAGAcagatttgattttgtttggattttgttcTGAGTGTTCACATGATCAATTGGGTTCAAACATTGAATCGTCGTCTTTGGGAACGAGACATAATGGGGTTAGGGATTTAGCAACTCAATTGAGAAAGTGCTTTTgattttacaatttaaaattcaaaatataaatcaatagaaaaaataatagtaaatgtTTTGGTGAAGCAACGAGAATGCTCTATGTGGTTAAAGGGTATATCTGTCAAACACCACACATAAAGTGTGTACCAAGTAGAAAATGTCTTATTGTGTCATTGCAAAGACATAAAGTGTCCATGTGTGTAGTTTTTTCTATTGTTATCATCCCATAAATGAAAGATGTGAACCAAAGTTTAACACTTCAACCattctttaataatattaaaagaaaagaaaaatgttgaACCATCGCTTccatagttaaaaaaatataggaaaatttgaaaaaaaagaacaaattaacTAAACTATTGTCCCATTAGTACAAAATCAATTTTCCCACTTTTTGACTTTCACTAcctttttgttaataaaaattcatatcattatatttacaaagcaaaataaaaattttaaaaaataaaacatgcaATAGTTAAGCATAtgcatatatgaaaaatatttttggattcaaAAAAATGTTGGAATGTTAAGTTCAAAAATGGGATAAAAGAGTTAGATTGTCAGATCTACCATCtactgagatttagaaaatacaATCTAAGTAAGACACATTGATCTACCATCCGTAGAGTGCGTTATACACTGCGAACACAATGATGTACCAACGAAGAATGCATAATACACCAGAAACATATACATCTAATGTGGGAGAAAAAGAAATATACAGTTCCTTCTATGTTCTGTATTTTTGGTAGATCATAGGACatactaaatattattatatctgCCTTGAGAGAACATACATTCTACGATGTCTTCTTTTATCTATAAACACAGTATTTCCTATCTACGTGTTCATCTCTTTTCTAACATTGGTAGAATGTATGTTCTACAAGATTCTTAAACAAAATCCGAAAATTAAGGAAAAAACGGTTATGAAAATATTCCCTAAatctattaaattttttttatttcctttttaaaataatattgccTAAATGTAAGTCTTCATCGTTACCACATTGATTTTGGATTTTCATCGTGGAGCTTCTTCTTTTCCTAGTTGGGGGGCTTCATCTTTTCCTAGTTTTTCCAAGCTTTTGTCTCTCTAACATAAGAAGATGCACATCTATGCTTCTTCTGGTTTGTGGAAATCGTCCAAAAGAAGTGGATGAAGATTTCTTGTTGGTGAAGTAAAAGGAGGTAGATTACTTACTTTGGGCACAAGCAAAACCTTCGACAACCTAAGAGTTATGGTTTGTGAAGACTTTGGAATCGATGTAAACATGGTCAATATCGAGCTGAGTTACTTACCTTCTGATTTGGTCATTGGCATCGACTCACCACCTGTTTTCATCACCAATGATCGGCAACTCAAAAAATTTCTTACCTATGTGAAGAACAAAGCTTCGACGCGGTTATGTGTGTGTATTCGATCTAAGGCCGAGACAAGCAATATCAAAGTCGATTTGAATTTGAATGAAGAAGCTACTGAGTCGCCTAACAGACATGAAGAGCCTATGTCGTTTGAAGTTCCAGAATAAGATGTTGAGTTGGATGAAAGTTATGATGATTGCAACCGTGAGAAAGATATGATCAATGGAAAGTCAGTTCGTTTTTCTCTCGTTGATGTTGTGAAGAAGGGTCAACATTTTACTACAAAAAACAATGGAAGTATGTGCAATGAAACATAATTTCGACTACAAGGTTGGCAAATCGGATAAAACAGTTTGGTACGTTTGTTGCGCGGATGATGATTGCGGCTGGCGTGTTCGCACAGAGGGATTAACAtgttcttcatattttatcatcaaaaagTATGTACCTGATCATTCATGTTCTCCATCATCAAGGAACCACTCAGTTCAGACAGCTTCATCAAAAACAGTTGGTAGTCTCATCACGCATAAGTACGAAAGTGTCAAGGAAGGGCCGAAACCTAATGATATCATCCAGTTTATGCGGAATGATCATGGAGTTGAGATATCCTACTCTTTAGCTTGGGATGCACGTGAGTATGCAATAAATGCTGTGAGAGGCATTCCAGAGAAGGGTTATGAAAAAATTCCCAAATACTTGCAAATGATGAAGGAAGCTAATCCAGGAACACACACATTTTATGAAACTGATAACGATGGGAGATTCAGATTCCTCTTCATCTCATATGGTCAGTCTATTCGCGGTTTTTATGCTGGCATTCGGAAAGTTATTGTTGTGCATGAGACTTTTTCGAAGAGCAAATACAAAGGAATATTACTGGTAGCTACTACTTTAGATGGTAACTCGAACCTATATCCTATTGCATTTGGAGTTGTCGACTCATAGAATGATCACTCGTGGGAATGGTTTATGAGACAACTTAATGTTGTCATTGCTGATGATCATAGTTTAGCTTTTGTGTCTGATAGGAACACCTCCATTGCAAAAGCTCTTGCGAAAGTGTATCCATATTCTCATCATGGAATTTGCATTCACCACTTGCTGAACAATGTTGTAACATATTTCAAGAGTAATGGTGTATCTGGTTtggttgcaaaggcttctaaatCTTATCGAGTAGCTGACTTTAAGAAGATGTtcactgctatttttggaattAGTCCTGAA
This region of Brassica napus cultivar Da-Ae chromosome C5, Da-Ae, whole genome shotgun sequence genomic DNA includes:
- the LOC106399022 gene encoding uncharacterized protein LOC106399022, encoding MEVCAMKHNFDYKVGKSDKTVWYVCCADDDCGWRVRTEGLTCSSYFIIKKYVPDHSCSPSSRNHSVQTASSKTVGSLITHKYESVKEGPKPNDIIQFMRNDHGVEISYSLAWDAREYAINAVRGIPEKGYEKIPKYLQMMKEANPGTHTFYETDNDGRFRFLFISYGQSIRGFYAGIRKVIVVHETFSKSKYKGILLVATTLDAFVSDRNTSIAKALAKVYPYSHHGICIHHLLNNVVTYFKSNGVSGLVAKASKSYRVADFKKMTTNPAESINSALHSPREFPVRPLLDSIREMMTHWFFKRKTLSFKYTQPLTIVVEKKIDRRIEKDAHVQGGKFDLMKILCMHAIKAAFSVEKQAHTLTDDMYTTASWRSVYEETINPTTVPEDS